In Mixta intestinalis, the following are encoded in one genomic region:
- a CDS encoding DUF1435 domain-containing protein encodes MLMAIMAACGLWGVSWAMGKRLQGAWSVILPGALMPVVASINLSFSQWRWLLVVALLSTAAMLFHHRLRRYLLLPSCIVLAGVMAVISVNTGGL; translated from the coding sequence ATGTTGATGGCAATTATGGCAGCCTGCGGACTGTGGGGTGTAAGCTGGGCGATGGGAAAACGGTTACAGGGGGCGTGGAGCGTTATTTTACCCGGCGCGCTGATGCCGGTTGTGGCCTCAATCAACCTTTCTTTTAGCCAGTGGCGCTGGCTGCTGGTTGTGGCGCTGCTCTCAACGGCGGCAATGCTGTTTCATCATCGGCTGCGTCGTTATCTGTTGTTGCCTTCCTGTATTGTGCTGGCAGGCGTCATGGCGGTGATATCGGTGAATACCGGCGGACTGTAA
- the fhuF gene encoding siderophore-iron reductase FhuF: protein MAIATRQAYQNGSLPVIFMQRDSSLSSALHNLFREHRAWFLDFLTLDEAAPADTLIQAEWAQSAHFTRLMANYGDDIYRNHADMAREDKPLQSLWAQWYFGLIVPPMMLALIMETRALDCSLQHFHVQFHESGRPAKFWLDVREDEEAHYLNAPQRIDRLIQRHLIPAVEGIAQHGGINAKLIWNNNGYLMHWFLGEMKSWVDEATLLALEHALFFSRHLLDGSDNPLYRTVIPRDGGMQRRSCCQRYRLPDVDRCGDCTLKSV, encoded by the coding sequence ATGGCCATTGCTACGCGTCAGGCTTATCAAAACGGTTCACTCCCGGTCATCTTTATGCAGCGCGACAGCTCGCTTAGCAGCGCTTTGCATAATCTGTTCCGTGAGCATCGCGCCTGGTTTCTTGACTTTCTTACGCTGGACGAAGCCGCGCCTGCCGATACGTTAATCCAGGCCGAATGGGCGCAGAGTGCGCACTTTACGCGCCTGATGGCGAATTATGGCGATGATATCTATCGCAACCATGCCGATATGGCGCGTGAGGATAAGCCGCTGCAATCCCTGTGGGCGCAGTGGTATTTTGGCCTGATAGTGCCGCCGATGATGCTGGCCCTGATAATGGAGACGCGCGCGCTTGACTGCTCGCTGCAACATTTTCATGTGCAGTTTCATGAGAGCGGACGCCCGGCAAAATTCTGGCTCGACGTGCGGGAAGACGAAGAGGCGCACTATCTGAATGCGCCACAGCGTATCGATCGTCTGATCCAGCGCCACCTGATCCCTGCGGTAGAGGGTATTGCCCAGCACGGCGGCATTAACGCTAAGCTCATCTGGAATAACAACGGCTACCTGATGCATTGGTTCCTGGGCGAAATGAAAAGCTGGGTGGATGAAGCGACGCTGCTGGCGCTGGAACACGCGCTGTTTTTCTCGCGCCATCTGCTGGACGGCAGCGATAATCCTCTGTACCGCACCGTTATTCCGCGCGATGGCGGAATGCAGCGCCGCAGTTGCTGTCAGCGTTATCGTCTGCCTGATGTCGATCGTTGCGGCGACTGCACGCTGAAGTCAGTCTGA
- a CDS encoding YbaK/EbsC family protein has translation MSLESVRQFFAERAPEITIIELDKSTATVELAAKAHGVVPGQIAKTLSLKVKEQVILIVTGGDLRLDNRKLKETLGAKARMLTTDEVLNWTGHPPGGVCPFGLEYPLPVYCDISLKRFNEVLPAAGAIHSAVRISPDQMAALTDAQWVDVCQ, from the coding sequence ATGAGCCTGGAGTCTGTACGGCAGTTCTTTGCCGAGCGCGCCCCTGAAATCACCATTATCGAACTGGATAAGAGTACGGCAACCGTTGAGCTTGCCGCCAAAGCGCATGGAGTGGTACCGGGACAAATTGCCAAGACCCTGTCGCTGAAGGTAAAAGAGCAGGTTATCCTGATCGTGACCGGCGGCGATCTGCGCCTCGACAACCGTAAATTAAAAGAGACGTTGGGCGCGAAAGCTCGCATGTTAACTACCGATGAGGTGCTGAACTGGACCGGACATCCCCCCGGCGGCGTTTGTCCTTTTGGTCTTGAATACCCGCTGCCGGTATATTGCGATATCTCCCTGAAGCGCTTTAACGAAGTGCTGCCCGCAGCGGGTGCCATCCATAGCGCGGTGCGCATTTCGCCAGACCAGATGGCGGCGCTTACCGATGCGCAGTGGGTTGACGTCTGTCAGTAA